A genomic window from Gossypium hirsutum isolate 1008001.06 chromosome D10, Gossypium_hirsutum_v2.1, whole genome shotgun sequence includes:
- the LOC107941477 gene encoding zinc transporter 7: protein MKSVLKSLANSIFLVLFIVFSSSTPLVLAQCEAETKTNGCHNYRESMKLKIIAIVAILLSSMIGVCLPLFSGQVPSLKPDRNLFTIVKAFSSGVILATGYMHVLPDSFNDLMSGCLPENPWRKFPFTTFVAMLSAVLTLMVDSFAMSVYKKRCGKALMADANNGGGLENTNVVPIDNFEHGHSHSLEMNDDVSSQLLRHRVIAQVLELGIVVHSVVIGLAMGASGNQCTIRSLIAALCFHQMFEGMGLGGCILQAEYEIKMKAIMVFFFSATTPLGIVLGIGLSKVYSETSPTSLMVVGLLNACSAGLLNYMALVDLLAADFLGPKLQTNMKLQAWSYVAVLLGAGFMSLMAKWA from the exons ATGAAATCAGTTCTAAAATCCCTTGCAAACTCAATCTTCCTTGTTCTTTTCATCGTCTTTTCATCTTCTACTCCACTTGTATTGGCTCAATGTGAAGCAGAGACCAAGACTAATGGATGCCATAACTACAGAGAATCCATGAAGCTAAAAATCATTGCCATTGTCGCAATTTTACTATCCAGCATGATTGGCGTGTGTCTACCATTGTTTTCTGGTCAGGTTCCGTCACTTAAACCCGACAGAAACTTGTTCACCATTGTCAAGGCATTTTCCTCCGGTGTTATTCTAGCGACTGGGTACATGCACGTGCTACCGGATTCTTTCAACGACCTTATGTCCGGGTGTTTGCCTGAAAACCCATGGAGGAAGTTCCCTTTCACAACCTTCGTCGCAATGCTGTCGGCTGTGTTGACCCTTATGGTGGATTCATTTGCAATGAGTGTATACAAGAAACGTTGCGGTAAAGCTTTAATGGCGGATGCTAACAATGGTGGTGGATTGGAAAATACGAACGTTGTACCAATCGATAATTTTGAACATGGCCATAGCCATTCACTTGAGATGAATGACGACGTATCATCACAATTGTTAAGGCATCGAGTTATTGCTCAG GTATTAGAGTTGGGAATTGTAGTTCATTCAGTGGTGATTGGTCTTGCAATGGGAGCCTCTGGCAATCAATGCACCATTCGATCACTCATTGCTGCCCTTTGCTTCCATCAAATGTTTGAGGGGATGGGACTTGGTGGATGCATACTGCAG GCTGAATATGAGATAAAAATGAAAGCAATCATGGTATTCTTCTTTTCAGCCACAACGCCACTTGGAATAGTTCTGGGAATTGGTTTGTCCAAGGTTTACAGTGAGACGAGTCCAACTTCACTTATGGTGGTGGGACTACTTAATGCTTGCTCAGCAGGGTTGCTGAATTACATGGCACTGGTTGATCTCCTTGCAGCTGATTTTCTGGGCCCTAAGCTTCAAACAAATATGAAGCTCCAGGCTTGGTCATATGTTGCAGTTTTACTTGGTGCTGGATTTATGTCTTTGATGGCAAAATGGGCTTAG